A window of Oryza glaberrima chromosome 2, OglaRS2, whole genome shotgun sequence genomic DNA:
TTTTCAAAGCATCTAGTTACTGTAACAAACCCGTCAGAAACAACTGCAAGTGATTTTATTAATATACTATGGCATGTTAAAAATAAGCAATTCACATTCTTCTAATTCACTAACAGACCGCTGACTGATTTCACAACAGATCTGACCACAACTTCGGCATATCACAAGCTAAAAAGGCACTAAATGATGTACTATTCCAGCTTCCAGCTACTTCTGGATTGGCACCAGAATCTGATACGGGTGTGACATCAGAATTTCAAAACTAACAGCTCACACCAAAAGCGCTCGGTTTCCCTATTCAAACCCCAAAATCTTCCTAATAGGTTGGAAAATCAAGTAGTGAAGTAACAAGTATTTGCACTACCGCCATCTATCATCAGGAACATTCAGATAAATTAAAGCACCGCATCTAAACTTAACTATACTTCAGAACACAGAGCAAACTAGCAAAGTGGTTGTGAACTTGCAATTAGGGGATACAAGAACACGAGGGAGAGCTCACGCTTTGGTGGCGGCGTAGACGGAGTAGAGCGGATCGGACGGCAtgacggaggaggagccggagcCGATGTTGACGATGGCGCCGCGCTTCCTCTCCACCATGGCCGGGAGCACGGCGTGCGTGACCCGCGTGAGGCCCTCGACGTTGACCCGGATCAGGGTGCGCATGAGCTCCTCGTCCACCTCGTGGAGGTAGCGGGCGTACGGGTACGAGACACCGGCGTTGTTGACGAGCACGCCCACCTCGAGCCCACGGATGGCCTCCCTGAGCCCCTCCaccccggcggcgaggccgtcggcggcgaagtCGAGCACGAACGTCCGCACCTCCACCCTGGGGTACCTCCCCCTGATCTCCTCGGAGACCGAGGCCAGCTTGTCGGGGCTCCggccgacgaggacgaggcCGAGCcccgaggcggcgaggcggaacGCCATGGCGCGGCCGATGCCGTCGGTGGCGCCCGTGACGACCGCCCAGGCGCCGTAGCGGCGGCGCAGGGGCTTCCCCGGGCGGAGGAACGCGGCGTAGAGCCAGAGCgcgaggcggagcgcggcgcgggcggcggcgaggaggccgacgcccgccagcgccagcgcccaCGCCGGCTGCGCGCGGAAGAACTCGGCGTGCGTGCACGTGCCGGCCATggcgtggctggcggcggctcGCGCGAGGATTTCGGGGGGAGCGGAGAAGAGAGATGTGCTGATGCTGATGAGTTCGATCCGGTGCGGTGCGGAAGCGGTCAGAGCTATATTAGCTGCGAACGTGGGGTTGGTGGAACCGGTGCACCACCCAGGGTGATCTGCTGGAATACCGTTGCACGCTGGCTTTGAGTTGGTGAAAGACCCAAAAAGAGGCTACTCCATCCTTTTCATATTAAatcgtttatttttttctcaaacattttaaaatttgatcaagtttatagaaaaatatagtagtatttttaacacaaaataaacatattatcaaatttaatgttaattaattaaatagaaAAACCACTGAACAGTATTCCATAGGCACGGGATAACTACTGCCACTAAATTTCTAACTCTCACTCCTCACACCATCTATTCAACCTTATCCTCTCATCACtttcccttccctctcctctctccctctctctccttctgaCTAGCACCCTCATGGAGCACggaggcaacggcggcgacTGGCCTTGCAGGGTGGCGCGTCGAGCGTGGAGGAAGctgccatcaccgccgccaccattgCTGCTGGTGGAGGCGTGGGCGGAGTAGAGGAGAAGATCGTGAAGCTGTTCGTGGGGTAGGTGCCCAAGCACATGATGGAGGCGGAGCTGCTCACCACATTTCAGGAGGTGGCCATCGTCGACGAGGTCACCGTCATCAAGTACACCCAGATCTAGGCTCGCGACCTCCAAGCTCAGGTGTTGTCTTGTTCTGTGTTTGATTTTGGGTTCTACATGTTCTATGGGTGATTCTACAGCTATGATGACTTATTCATGGTATTGATTTCctttattaatttttattcaACTCTCTCTTGATAAACATATGATTTTTGGTTATTTATTGCCGTGATACTTTAGTGGTATCATGATACTTTGGTACATGTAGGTATCACGTCTGATATCCAGGTATCAGACATGGTACCAGTAGGTACCATACTTAGTACCTATGGTATCATGGCTAGTACCATAGGTATCAGacctggtacctggtacctgcaaggtatcaggtatcagacCTGGTACCGGGCACCTGTAAGGCATCAGGTATCATGGCTGGTTGCAAGGTATCAAGTATCAAGCACCACACGTGTTCTCTCGTCTTCTGCCTTACCTAGACTCGATCCTTGTCTCCTATTTGCTGTCGCAACCAAAGTCCTCCTCTCTTGCTCTGGCCGGGGGAAAGTCTTCCTAGGAGTAGTTGCAGGCGGTGCCAGCGAGGTATTGCGTGCAAAGCAGGGTTCTAGCTGGTTGGAGGAAGGAGCACTCCTGCTCGGAGTAgtcgcggcggcagcgccgccagCGAGGTATCGCGCGCGAAGGCACGTGATACCGAGCCGGGTTTTGGCTGGGGTGGAATCGCGTGGACAGTGTGGTCCTCGGTCAAACTCggtcaaaaaaatatatgtcgGGGGATTTAGTTATCCCGTGACTACCACGTTGCAACGGAATCCCGTAGGGTAGCTGCCCtcttaataaaattaatttgatattttagatgttgctaaatttttctgtaaacttggtcaaacttaataaaatttgattatgaaaaaaagttatacgacttataatatgaaacggatagaGTAAATAAATTGTGAAGTTATTCAATTTAAATACAATGAAAGAATAAAGTTTTATAATAAAGTACAGTAGGTAAGTACACAGAAAAGCATAGGGTGATATATATGGCGGTTAGAGTCATGGATCTATTACTCCCCTGTCGGAACCGGATCCTCTGATGTTGGGAAAACTACGTCAGAGGGCAGTAGCTCTTCGATCCACCGTCCCCCAAGCATCCAACGCTCCTGATGAATAGCGCAATGTGGTCCTCATTTGCAGCTGCACTTGTTCACTCGTGAGGGGGAAATATTGGCGATGCCGGGTGCCGCTACTTGCTCGCCACCGTCCACCGCGTCACCGGCTGCTACTCCTCTCTTGTCGCCATTCATCACGCTGTCGGCTGCAGCGTCTCTCTTGCCGCCGCTGTTTGGGCACCGCAGTCCGCCATCTGCCTGGCCATGGCCACTCCGGACTGCTCTACAGATTGCAGGTTCATCAACACTTGTGTGTGCGTCTGGCTTCTGCATCAGGCATGAAGCAGCCGTCGATTCGTTCCCTGTGTAGGTGTGTAACTCATCAACATCATTTGTGGAAACTTCACTTTCTTGCCGACCATGTTGAAGAGTGACTAGCATGGTGGGTTGTTGGACCTCGCAGGCGGCGCCCTCGGCGATGAGACCAAGCAGGCGGAGGCGTCACCTATGCCCtcagcgtcggcggcgacgactgaaTGGTCTTCTGGGTCGAAGATGGAGAACGGACTGGCACTATGAATGATTGGTGCCGTCGGATGCGCTACGCACGGTGATCCCGCCTTGAACGTCCCTCTGACGTAGAGGCTTCTACATCAGAGGATCTCGTTCCTCCTCCGTCAGCTTGAATTCTATTTCCTGCGAATGTTGGGCATATTTGCGAGCTGAAACGCACCTGAATTttgaaatgatttttctagttaGGGATTTCTGGATCTCCATATGATAAGAGACACATCCGTGGGTGTAGGTGCGATTGCGAGTATTGTGTGTGTCTTTTAGTTTAATCGGGAGAATATTTATAAgagaaaatttaagaaaaaaggaAGTATCATTGACAGGCACCTAATTCTAagccatcgacaagtgtgaatTTCATGCAATGTCATCGTACAAGTAACTTTGTATTAGAAATACCATCGTTATTAGGATTCTGCTAGCGATCCTCCGTTAAGTGTTATAGGATGAACAACGTATTTTACATTGGATACATTGTAAAATACATCCTATAAAATAGAAATGTTGTAAGAGAAATGTTGTCTAATGTCAATGGATAACGGCAATCTTTACATTGGATAGAAGCATGGGATAGCATGACACCACCACGAGTTAACCACAAAAGCAGAGCCATGAGCTTTATATTGTTTGACCACACTCTTTAAGCATGATAAAATGCGTCTACTGAACTACGTATGCACTAAACCACTTACCAGTTTGGTGCACCTACATCTAAAACTAAACTAGACTAAAGTCTTATCCAGCACAGTTACTACTTTACAaattaaaagaagaaaagacaCATCAGACTATTTAGTATTCACCACATATTACATAAGGAACCATGAAAATTCAGGAATTTGGTCTTTGAATCTGctgaagatgaaaattaagtgttttacgcaaaacgaggttataataatgtgtgattaattgagttttaattattacaaacttgaaaaatggattaatctgatattttagagcaactttcatatagaaagttttcacacgaaacgcaccgtttagccgtttgaaaagcatgccacaagtatccaaaatttaatcctaTTTATAGAGTATTCGAACAGGGTAAAAGATATTCTTTCTAgatcttaaaaaagaaaaaagttatgAGTTACCATCGTCTCACGGTTTGACAGTTACCACGGTAATCgagtagttaaaaaaaaacatacggtTATATCGTGATTTCGAAAACTGAAAAGGTTACCGCAAGTGATAATTGTCCGATAACTAGTCGGTGTTGTAAACCGTACGGTTGGGAGTCAGGATCAGCGGTTGCAACCAAAGTTACAAACCGGTCCATGGCGTGCGTGGTGCACTGCACGGGGAGCGCATTGGCAAGTGCGAAGGGGACAAGACGGATTGGGCTTGGAGCGGTTGGGGTTTGGCGAGCTGAAACTGAAGTGAGCTGAAGGAGGAAGGCGTCATCGGCTCATCGCGGTCACAGACGGCAGGCGGAATATGGAACAGACAGATCGATCAATCCCAACCAATCCTCCTTTATTCCGCCAGCACTTGACTGCCCCGACCGATCGAGCGAGCGAACCCCCACCGGGGAAGCCAACTTTTCCCGGGTTGCCACCTGCGTGCGCGAAGCACGCCAGTAATCCCATCCCATGAGATACGGGTGTCACTAGCTGCCGCGGCGCCGGGAGAACGGGAGCTCTCGGGCTCTCGCCTGTGCCGATCGATCGCAGcgtccgtcgccgccatcggtGGTTCGACGACCCGAACACCGATCCGACGGCAAATACGGCATCGGCCAACGCCTAACGTTGCGAGGGGTTTACCGTACGGTTTTCGTGCAGTTCTCGTAGTTATCTTGTGCGGTAATTTTCTCGGTTTTTGAAACTACGTAATACCTCGTGGTAACCACACAGTTTTCAGAGTAACAACGTGGTTACCACGATAACTGCTAAACTGTAGTGTGATGATAACCCCACCTAAAATGGTTTGGTGAACCTTGGTTGCGAGACCGTGGACTCAGTTAGACCAGCCAGTTATTAGACCGTGGTGTCTTGTCTACAGGTACAAAAAAGGGAAGGGAGTCTGGTTCCAAAGTGCCAACATCTTATTCAAGTATTCAACACAAGTTCAATGCCTTGACCTTTGCATTGTTGAAGTCCACAATATTGTCAGCTTGTCGTCTTGGACGGCaaggctatatatatacattacaCCAATTGGTCAGGACAAGTATGCAGCACAACAGCCAACCCAAAAAGAACCATCATTTCGTCAGTAGTGGAGGGCGCCTAGAACCGCGGCTTTCACACAACCTGGTGGCCAGCCAGCACATTGTTGTCGTTGCAACCAAAAGAAAAGCCATAGTTCCTGATGCCTGCACAGAGTCATGTGAACATGTGAGCTGCAAGAATTTCCCTGATGGATAAAACGAAAAATATGGCAGCAAGAACATTGCATAAAAGCAAACCAACCTAAGATTATATTTACAGAGGGAGCAGAGCAGCCATGTTCTACTGAAGATGGTGCACCCAGCTAGAGCACTTGCCATCACTTTCTTGTGATATAAACCTGGAACGCAAGCTCATCTTCGTCCATCTCTTTCACAAACTTGCAGACATCCCCAGCCTGGAGGTTGTTTGCTGCGGCAAAAGGTTTCCAGCCCGCGGTGAAGCCTACGAAGACCGGTTTATCATGGTAGAAGACCGGCCATAGCCTCCTCATGGGATCCTTGAGGATTACGACGTTCCGGTCATACCTTCCTTTTTGCCGACAAGTGATTGGAAGCGATTTGGGCAACTCCTGAACAAAGACAGCAAAGAAAGAGCAGTTGTCAATGGGCTTGCCATACTCATCAACAGTGTCAGGAGCTTTATAGCGTTATTATAGGCAAGTGTAAGTCAAAACTAAAGTTTTATGCTGCATCAATTCCTTATTGTGATCTTAGTAGATTGATGAGTATGCCCAAGAACAAGTAGCTACTGACCTACTGTGATACTAGTAGAGGGGTATCTTTTACAGCGGCCTAAAACGAATTAAGACAAATAGAAAACACACGAATTCAAGCCTCAACAATACAATCATAACCAGCAATGAGCTATTCTGGAGTGATGCTTTTTTATGTGGCCTAGATAATAAACAGATGTTTCCAATCCAAACACACCGCCCTCACTGCAATCAGCATGAACTCAACAAATTGCATCCATTGCACAACACTGTAGCTGAAAACCTTCACGAATTGCATAAGGTGGCGCATTACAATCTAGAGATATATGATTGGGTTTCTGCTGACATGGCCACTAAGATTGCATCTTGGCAATTaacttattactccctctgtcccataatatagcaacctagtaccggatgtgacatttcatagtacaatgaatctggacaggaggaacctagtaccggatgtgacatttcatagtacaatGACATcctcctgtccagattcattgtactataaaatgtcccatccggtactaggttgctatattataggacggagggagtaattgtttaggagtattttataaaactatatttcTATGGATTTTTGCACTGCTagataatattttaataattcatgtttgtatttgaaagtaGAACTCTACTCCTTATATAACTCTTGCACCTATTTCTGAAAATACAACTGTACAACTTATACGACTCTTTAATATTGACTCAATGTTCTTCATCCCAACCTAAGTCCTCCCTTCACACCTAGCGGCTAGCAGCCAACACCACCCAGCTATCCTCCAGCGGTGTTTGCTCGTCATGGACTCGGACCACGACACCTTACGTTGCAGATGGGTAGATCCATCGCAATCCAAAAGTGCAAGTCCTTATTTTTCACTCTTGGTGTGGCATTTTTTCTATatactgctagtatatacttgcagtacaatgtactccctccattccaaaatataaggcacaaccacttttgttagatgttccataatataaggcatgcatgcatgtaggcaATTAACTATagcatcttctccattaaattattacttttttaaatcatccactctcatgttttctaattctattggatgcatgcattgtatttattaggatgatccaaactacaagatgataataattatttcttggtctttgagttatgagtggttgtgccttatattttggaatggagggagtaccgtAAAAGTCCTCTTTTTCTATCCCTTGATTCCATGAAAGCAGATATGATGGATTATTTTGCCCTTGTTTTAATAAAATACTAATGAGCTGCAAAAGAAATTGTCCATGGGATACAAACAACTCACAAGCCATTTCTGAATGGTAGAAGGGATGCAGAATTGAAGGGAATGATCATCCAGATCCAGGAGTTCAGCCTTAGCAGGCAGCAGAGCCACTGGGGTTACACAACTGGTAAAATTTCCATTTTCCTGCTGGGGGATCTGAAGTTCTGCATGGGTGAATTTGAGTGCCCAACAAGAAACACAAAATGAAATTGGTCAGCCTCTCCTTAATTTTACAATGAAATAAACTAGGTAAGTTCACCTGATTGATGAGCAAATACACGGTTGACAGACACTGCAATTTTGTCCCCCTTTCTATTTCCGCTGCTACCAGTTGGTTTCAATGGCTCCTTTTTTGTTTGCAGTTGAACAGTAGCTCCTACCAAATAGACAATTCAGTACACgctataaataaaaattatattcaaACTAAACAAGCTAATTTTGTAAATGTTAGTTTCAGGCTTTTGAGAAATAAAAATAGTTTCAGGCTTCCAGACATCATAGGTATTATGAGAAGTAGCACCCTTCCACCTTTTTGATTGAACAAATGGTTGACCTCTGTCCTGCTACGTCCGCATTTGGATATTGATACGCTATCAAGAATCGAGAGTTCTTCAATAGGTATGTTGAGAATTGGTTTGAGGCAGGTATCAGTAACATCAGACTCTATCCGTAGATCAACTGGACTTTCTCCCATTGCACCACAATTACCAACTAACTTCTCTCCAGCTTTTTGTGTTTTTTCAGGTCTAACCTGTCCAATGTCATCAAGAGCTGCTCGACCGTTCACAATACCCCTTTTCCACTTCTCCAAGCACCGAGTACCCGCTGGAGCTTCATATATTCTGAAAATATTTCCACTAATATTCATCTCACTATCATTAAGATATTTGTCAACAGCTATGATAGAATTTACTTGAACGGAATTCCTTTGATGTTTCTGTCCTAAATCTTTATCTGAATCATGAGTTTCTGATATTGTTGGAATAGCAGCAGCAAGTTCAGATTCTCTTGTTGTGCTTCTGTCTTCCTCGAAGCAAGAAAGTGTATTTAACTTCACCGTATCAATATTTTCTTGTGTTAAAGGAATTGCACCGGTGGTTGGAGTTATTTCAGAtccatttgttttttctgtGCTACATGCTGGTGAAATATTCTTGTTTTTGGGCTCTCCAAGGATCAAATTTCCCATCTTATTGTTTAGTGCTACTGAGGATTCACAACAAACACCATCTACAACTCTTTCAAGGTCTTTTTGTGTATTGATAGTCACATGATGTATTTCTGAAGCTTCACTTGGTG
This region includes:
- the LOC127762771 gene encoding very-long-chain 3-oxoacyl-CoA reductase 1-like, whose protein sequence is MAGTCTHAEFFRAQPAWALALAGVGLLAAARAALRLALWLYAAFLRPGKPLRRRYGAWAVVTGATDGIGRAMAFRLAASGLGLVLVGRSPDKLASVSEEIRGRYPRVEVRTFVLDFAADGLAAGVEGLREAIRGLEVGVLVNNAGVSYPYARYLHEVDEELMRTLIRVNVEGLTRVTHAVLPAMVERKRGAIVNIGSGSSSVMPSDPLYSVYAATKAYVDQFSRCLYVEYKSKGIDVQCQVPLYVATKMASIRKSSFFVPSADTYARAAIRHIGYEPRCTPYWPHSVMWFLISILPESLIDSIRLGMCIKIRKKGQAKDAKKKAQ